In Sphingobacterium zeae, one genomic interval encodes:
- a CDS encoding SOS response-associated peptidase family protein, with the protein MEWGVLPTYIDDPKLQADRRRNMINVRSERILEDKKSYWYRLCKQRCLIPVSGTFEHRAVKGWKKKVPYFIGAEGRELFYLPDLY; encoded by the coding sequence ATGGAGTGGGGTGTATTGCCAACCTATATTGACGACCCCAAGCTGCAGGCCGATCGCCGGCGCAATATGATCAATGTGCGCAGCGAGCGTATTTTGGAAGATAAAAAATCCTATTGGTACCGTCTGTGCAAGCAGCGTTGCCTTATCCCTGTGAGTGGTACCTTTGAGCATCGCGCGGTAAAGGGCTGGAAAAAGAAAGTACCCTATTTTATCGGAGCAGAGGGCAGGGAGCTGTTCTATCTACCGGACTTGTACTAG
- a CDS encoding Rpn family recombination-promoting nuclease/putative transposase: MSELKQSKYIDITTDYGFKKVFGSDTNKDLLIAFLNELFRGRKVIADLYYNKNEHVGDTADIGTVIFDLTCTADNGERFIIEVQRTSQVNLKKRMLYYSSKLISDQAPKGNRRAWNYAISEVYIIVLMDGFAMPDAGEEQYFLHDICLCYRDHGKIFYDDLGFIYVELVNFVKAEAELVNDLDRWLYVLKNMSSLNGLSTYLRKPIFEKLFQLAEYSKLKPEEREMYNVSLRNKWDAESIRSSQEELLKRAREKAMAEGRAEGRAEGRAEGISEGISEGEAKGKAEGKVIGKAEVIKNLLCSNKFSISEIAELADVTVEFVKQIKAEKAKGK; encoded by the coding sequence ATGAGTGAATTAAAACAGTCGAAATATATCGATATCACGACAGATTATGGCTTTAAAAAAGTTTTCGGATCAGATACTAATAAGGATCTTCTCATCGCTTTCTTAAACGAGCTCTTTAGAGGTCGCAAGGTTATTGCTGACCTGTATTATAACAAAAATGAACATGTGGGTGATACAGCGGATATCGGTACCGTTATTTTTGATCTGACCTGTACGGCAGACAATGGGGAACGGTTTATTATTGAAGTGCAGCGCACGTCGCAGGTTAATTTGAAAAAGCGCATGCTCTACTACAGTAGTAAATTAATTTCGGATCAGGCACCCAAAGGCAACCGAAGGGCTTGGAATTATGCAATTAGCGAAGTCTATATCATTGTATTGATGGATGGATTTGCAATGCCTGATGCGGGGGAGGAGCAGTATTTCTTGCACGATATTTGTTTATGTTATCGAGATCATGGTAAAATATTTTATGACGATTTAGGATTTATATATGTGGAATTGGTTAACTTTGTTAAAGCTGAGGCAGAGTTAGTTAATGATTTAGATCGTTGGCTTTATGTACTCAAAAATATGTCTTCGCTAAATGGACTTTCCACTTATTTGCGTAAGCCTATTTTTGAGAAGTTATTTCAGTTAGCAGAGTATAGCAAACTAAAACCGGAGGAACGAGAGATGTACAACGTAAGTTTAAGGAATAAATGGGATGCCGAGAGTATCCGAAGTAGTCAGGAGGAGCTATTGAAACGAGCGCGCGAAAAAGCAATGGCTGAAGGAAGAGCTGAAGGAAGAGCTGAAGGAAGAGCTGAAGGAATATCTGAAGGAATATCAGAAGGAGAGGCTAAAGGAAAAGCAGAGGGAAAAGTTATTGGAAAAGCGGAAGTAATAAAAAATCTTTTGTGTTCGAATAAGTTTTCGATATCTGAAATTGCCGAATTAGCGGACGTTACTGTAGAGTTTGTAAAGCAGATCAAGGCAGAGAAGGCTAAAGGAAAATAA
- a CDS encoding ester cyclase yields MSTEQLPSGFVKALTEQEIETLKAFYGVFSQRDYTVVDTILAPDWQDIPLAPGQQEGSEGYKKLVQGFVQAFSDVEVNIHEIFGSHERAGVRAEMVFTHNNEFLGIPASGKKLRVSIHEFHHIKDGKLVKTWHLEDWLGMFVQTGSWPVSTNQ; encoded by the coding sequence ATGAGTACAGAACAACTACCGTCAGGCTTTGTAAAAGCATTGACAGAACAGGAAATAGAAACATTAAAAGCATTTTACGGTGTATTCAGCCAGCGCGATTATACTGTGGTTGACACTATTTTAGCACCAGATTGGCAGGATATTCCTTTGGCACCAGGTCAGCAGGAAGGATCCGAAGGTTACAAAAAGTTAGTACAAGGTTTTGTACAGGCTTTCTCGGACGTGGAGGTAAATATCCATGAAATATTTGGTTCACATGAACGTGCGGGTGTACGCGCAGAAATGGTTTTTACCCACAACAACGAATTTTTGGGCATTCCGGCTTCGGGCAAAAAGCTGAGAGTTAGTATCCATGAATTCCATCATATTAAAGACGGAAAACTGGTAAAAACATGGCATTTGGAAGATTGGTTAGGTATGTTTGTTCAAACCGGCAGCTGGCCTGTCTCTACTAACCAATAA
- a CDS encoding NADP-dependent oxidoreductase — translation MKAYILEKNGGVENLKQVQLKDLVATGDQVLIETKAIGINPADVLVRNSDFMLNMITGGNVPEQIILGWDVSGVVKQVGEKVTTFTVGDEVFGLISMPGLGSTYATEVLASEHQLVLKPENIQFSEAGATPMAALTAWQAVVTKANVKSGDRVLVHAASGGVGHFAVQFAKEFGAYVIGTSSAKNEDFVRSLGVDEFLDYTKVPFEEQLEKVDVVIDAINSVEHIQRSIKVIHSGGRLVYLQPHFAEALEASLQEAKVEGFGVFVSSSAENLKEIASLLASVKVNTKVTQTFSFDDLKDAHNVVESGRATGKIVVVTE, via the coding sequence ATGAAAGCGTATATTTTAGAAAAAAACGGAGGTGTAGAAAACCTTAAACAAGTGCAATTGAAAGACTTGGTTGCTACCGGCGATCAGGTTTTAATAGAAACCAAAGCCATTGGTATCAATCCCGCAGATGTTCTGGTACGTAACAGCGATTTTATGTTAAATATGATCACTGGAGGAAATGTTCCGGAACAAATCATTTTAGGCTGGGATGTTTCCGGTGTGGTAAAACAAGTGGGTGAAAAAGTCACAACTTTTACGGTAGGCGACGAAGTTTTCGGATTGATCAGCATGCCGGGATTAGGAAGTACTTATGCTACCGAGGTTCTTGCATCCGAACATCAATTGGTTTTAAAACCAGAAAACATCCAATTTTCAGAGGCTGGTGCAACGCCAATGGCCGCTTTAACAGCTTGGCAGGCCGTTGTTACCAAAGCAAATGTAAAATCAGGCGACCGCGTGTTAGTACACGCAGCTTCAGGAGGCGTGGGACATTTTGCCGTACAATTCGCTAAAGAATTTGGAGCATATGTGATCGGGACTTCTTCGGCTAAAAATGAAGATTTTGTGAGAAGTTTAGGCGTAGATGAATTTTTGGATTATACCAAAGTGCCGTTCGAAGAGCAGTTGGAAAAAGTGGACGTCGTAATAGACGCCATCAACTCTGTAGAGCATATCCAGCGTTCGATTAAAGTCATTCATTCCGGTGGACGTTTGGTTTATCTGCAACCTCATTTTGCAGAAGCTTTGGAGGCTTCACTACAGGAAGCGAAGGTAGAAGGATTTGGCGTTTTTGTGAGCTCATCTGCTGAAAATCTCAAGGAAATTGCCTCTCTATTAGCCTCAGTAAAGGTCAATACCAAGGTGACCCAAACCTTTTCTTTCGATGACCTAAAAGATGCTCATAATGTGGTGGAATCAGGAAGGGCAACCGGAAAAATCGTCGTGGTGACAGAATAA
- a CDS encoding helix-turn-helix domain-containing protein gives MKNENESLETFYREKLGILPSEIFKKTGHFNVFTMQDYTGPAPAFPMPYSRKDYYKVALIRGPHIVEYADHTYYVKQNMLMFANPQIPYNWTPEYIQPTGAFCVFTEDFMKGYGNIKNYPLYQPGGTPILDLTDEDVEQIMILFNKMFTEIESDYIYKYDLLRNQVFELIHKGLRLLPALTIDDQSKSNAVSRISSLFHELLERQFPIESTMQKVKLKTPKEFADQLFVHTNHLNRVLKDATGKTTSQLIGERLSAEARALLKHTNWNISEIGWCLGFEDTSNFVKFFKKYSTTTPHQYRM, from the coding sequence ATGAAGAACGAAAATGAATCGCTGGAAACTTTTTATAGAGAAAAGTTAGGGATACTACCCAGTGAAATTTTTAAGAAAACAGGGCACTTCAATGTGTTTACGATGCAGGACTATACCGGTCCTGCACCTGCATTTCCGATGCCCTACAGCCGCAAAGATTATTATAAAGTCGCCTTGATCCGAGGGCCTCATATCGTTGAATATGCCGATCACACCTACTACGTAAAGCAGAACATGTTGATGTTCGCCAATCCGCAGATTCCGTACAACTGGACGCCTGAATACATACAGCCCACGGGCGCTTTCTGCGTGTTTACGGAAGACTTTATGAAGGGATATGGCAACATCAAAAATTATCCACTTTATCAGCCAGGTGGAACTCCCATTCTCGATCTTACCGATGAGGACGTCGAACAAATAATGATACTCTTCAACAAAATGTTCACGGAAATCGAATCAGATTATATTTATAAGTATGATCTGTTGCGAAATCAGGTTTTTGAACTCATCCATAAGGGGCTGCGGCTTTTACCTGCGTTAACAATCGATGACCAAAGCAAATCGAATGCAGTGAGTAGAATCAGTTCTTTGTTTCATGAGCTACTGGAAAGACAATTCCCTATAGAATCTACTATGCAAAAGGTAAAACTGAAAACGCCTAAGGAGTTTGCTGATCAATTGTTTGTACACACCAATCATCTGAATCGGGTACTGAAAGATGCCACCGGAAAAACCACTTCGCAACTGATTGGCGAACGGTTAAGTGCAGAGGCCAGAGCACTGTTAAAGCACACCAACTGGAATATCTCAGAAATTGGTTGGTGTCTGGGATTTGAGGATACTTCTAATTTCGTTAAGTTTTTCAAGAAATACAGTACTACCACACCACATCAATACAGAATGTAA
- a CDS encoding SDR family oxidoreductase, whose product MKRLNGKVALVTGSSRGIGAVTAIALAENGAKVIVNYNGSKNAADEIVEKIKSSGAEAIALKADVSKEAEVENLFNEAIAAFGKLDILINNAGIMMTKPIAQTSTEDFDQMFNINVKGVFNTLRQAATKLHDGGSIVNLSSTVTRTLFPGYGTYCATKGAVEQFTRIFAKEMGSRGINVNAVAPGPTETELFLDGKSEEGVARLAASSAFGRLGQPEDIANFIVNMVSEDSKWVSGQIIGANGAMA is encoded by the coding sequence ATGAAAAGACTAAATGGAAAAGTCGCCTTAGTAACAGGATCATCCAGAGGAATCGGAGCAGTTACCGCAATAGCCTTGGCAGAAAACGGAGCAAAAGTGATCGTGAATTATAATGGAAGCAAAAATGCTGCAGACGAAATTGTTGAGAAAATTAAATCCAGCGGTGCCGAAGCGATTGCTTTAAAAGCAGATGTAAGCAAAGAAGCCGAAGTGGAAAATCTTTTTAATGAAGCCATTGCAGCTTTCGGTAAATTGGACATACTCATCAATAATGCTGGCATTATGATGACCAAACCTATCGCACAAACGTCGACCGAAGATTTTGATCAGATGTTTAACATTAATGTGAAAGGCGTTTTTAACACCCTTCGTCAGGCGGCTACGAAATTGCACGATGGCGGAAGCATTGTCAACCTAAGTTCTACAGTTACCCGTACACTTTTCCCTGGTTACGGCACTTATTGTGCAACAAAAGGGGCTGTGGAACAGTTTACCAGAATATTTGCGAAAGAAATGGGCAGCCGTGGTATTAATGTGAATGCGGTCGCACCGGGACCTACCGAGACGGAACTTTTTCTGGATGGAAAATCCGAAGAGGGAGTGGCAAGATTAGCGGCCAGCAGTGCTTTTGGAAGATTGGGACAGCCTGAAGATATCGCTAACTTCATCGTCAATATGGTGAGCGAGGATTCCAAATGGGTTTCCGGGCAAATCATAGGCGCGAATGGTGCGATGGCATAA
- a CDS encoding 2-isopropylmalate synthase, with product MKQVKIFDTTLRDGEQGPGCQLTLNDKLEIAEKLDAMGVDVIEAGFPISSPGDFKAVTAVCKLVKRATVCALARANRKDIEEASLALSTAKVARIQLGIGTSDIHIKHKFNTTREVILAKAYEMVAYASDKCDEVQFFAEDAGRADNDFLVQMTNTVVEAGAKVVNLPDTNGFCTPFEYFEKIAYVNQNRREKENAILSVHCHNDLGMATANSIAGLMAGALQVEGTINGVGERAGNAALEEIILTLIVKENLGIATGIDPKYIVELSSMVERAMSNPVQANKAIVGKNAFAHSSGIHQDGVLKDRRNYEIIDPQIIGGKLPELFLSARSGRAALKDRLKNMKIDFPAEHFESIYSRFLVLADHKRFIEDSDLRRLV from the coding sequence ATGAAACAAGTTAAGATTTTTGATACTACTTTACGTGATGGAGAACAGGGGCCGGGCTGCCAATTGACACTGAATGATAAATTAGAAATTGCTGAAAAACTCGATGCAATGGGGGTAGATGTGATAGAAGCAGGGTTTCCAATAAGTTCACCTGGAGATTTTAAGGCAGTCACAGCGGTTTGTAAACTGGTGAAAAGGGCAACCGTCTGTGCATTAGCTAGGGCCAATAGGAAAGATATTGAAGAGGCCTCTTTGGCCTTGAGTACCGCCAAGGTGGCACGGATTCAGCTCGGAATTGGAACATCGGACATTCATATTAAACATAAGTTTAATACCACTCGTGAGGTAATCTTGGCAAAAGCGTATGAGATGGTGGCTTATGCTTCTGATAAATGTGACGAAGTACAATTTTTTGCTGAAGATGCTGGCCGCGCTGACAACGATTTTTTGGTTCAAATGACCAATACGGTGGTTGAAGCGGGCGCAAAAGTTGTAAATCTTCCTGATACCAATGGTTTTTGTACACCGTTTGAGTACTTTGAAAAGATAGCCTATGTAAACCAGAATAGAAGGGAAAAAGAGAACGCAATTCTTTCTGTCCACTGTCATAATGATTTAGGTATGGCTACAGCGAATAGTATAGCTGGGTTAATGGCAGGTGCGCTTCAGGTGGAAGGAACGATTAATGGTGTCGGAGAACGTGCGGGAAATGCTGCCTTGGAAGAAATTATTTTGACACTCATTGTAAAGGAAAATCTAGGTATTGCAACCGGAATTGATCCAAAATATATTGTAGAATTAAGTAGTATGGTAGAACGGGCAATGTCAAATCCTGTACAGGCCAATAAGGCCATTGTTGGCAAAAATGCTTTCGCGCATTCTTCCGGCATCCACCAGGATGGCGTATTGAAAGACCGTAGAAACTATGAAATTATTGATCCCCAAATCATAGGAGGAAAGTTGCCTGAATTGTTTTTATCGGCAAGGAGTGGACGTGCCGCATTGAAAGATCGATTAAAAAATATGAAAATAGATTTCCCGGCTGAACATTTTGAAAGTATCTATAGTAGATTTCTTGTTTTGGCAGATCACAAACGTTTTATTGAAGATAGCGACCTCCGACGTTTGGTTTAG
- a CDS encoding AraC family transcriptional regulator, protein MPKSTIPFVQCAKNFCDGTIELRNYGQFNTEMHAHEQVQVLSPTNGTLFIYTEKASFCVPSTFFVYIPAHVPHKLISRSQQLALKTIFVDMNNMHDDVKVYPSNELLNHFLLFGQQHWKLKDHDTLTASTLEAFKSMLPILLAKPILLQITPAKSELMIQVCTYILQHLDNKLSIAEISANFFLSERTLFRQFKKEMQITIFQFIKQHRLLKALQLLENKDMHIAEIVYQIGYESVPNFSNLFKEYFGLSPQQYRARL, encoded by the coding sequence ATGCCAAAATCCACCATCCCGTTCGTTCAATGTGCCAAGAACTTCTGCGATGGCACAATTGAATTACGTAACTATGGACAATTCAATACAGAAATGCATGCCCATGAACAAGTACAGGTACTTAGCCCAACAAATGGTACCCTCTTTATCTATACAGAAAAAGCCAGCTTCTGTGTACCGAGTACTTTCTTTGTATATATTCCAGCACATGTCCCGCACAAACTCATTTCCCGCTCCCAGCAACTGGCACTAAAAACCATTTTTGTCGATATGAACAATATGCACGACGACGTTAAGGTGTATCCATCAAATGAATTGTTGAATCATTTTTTGCTTTTTGGCCAACAACATTGGAAGCTGAAAGACCATGACACGTTGACCGCATCCACCTTAGAGGCCTTTAAGTCTATGCTCCCCATACTATTGGCAAAACCGATCCTGTTGCAAATTACGCCTGCAAAAAGTGAATTGATGATACAGGTATGCACGTATATCCTCCAACATCTCGACAATAAATTGTCAATCGCTGAGATTAGCGCTAATTTTTTTCTTTCGGAGCGGACACTTTTTAGACAGTTTAAGAAAGAAATGCAGATCACCATATTCCAGTTTATAAAACAACATCGCCTTCTAAAGGCGCTTCAATTATTGGAAAATAAGGATATGCATATCGCTGAGATTGTTTATCAAATTGGGTATGAAAGTGTACCGAACTTTTCCAATCTATTCAAAGAATATTTTGGACTATCCCCACAGCAGTATCGCGCGAGACTATAA
- a CDS encoding nucleotidyl transferase AbiEii/AbiGii toxin family protein produces the protein MKADIFSTFRLVGGTALSLHLGHRESVDIDLFSDVPYGSLDFESIDNYLKDTFSYVDHLSNIAPAMGKSYTIGNDKNNSVKLDVFYADPFIQELIEEDNIRLASIEEIIAMKLDVIQRGGRKKDFWDLHELLDKYSISQMVALHEKRYPFSHDEKTILINLINFENADNDFDPVCLKGKYWEFIKADFEEVIGKI, from the coding sequence ATGAAAGCGGATATTTTTTCAACTTTTCGATTGGTTGGGGGAACCGCTTTAAGCTTGCATTTAGGCCATAGGGAATCTGTCGATATTGATCTTTTCTCGGATGTTCCATATGGTAGTTTAGACTTTGAGTCAATTGACAATTACTTGAAAGATACTTTTTCGTATGTCGATCACTTGTCCAATATTGCTCCCGCTATGGGAAAGTCTTATACGATTGGAAATGATAAAAACAACAGCGTTAAATTGGACGTTTTCTATGCAGACCCGTTCATTCAAGAACTTATCGAAGAAGATAATATTCGTTTAGCCTCAATCGAAGAAATTATTGCCATGAAGCTCGATGTGATTCAGCGAGGAGGACGTAAAAAAGATTTTTGGGATTTACACGAGTTATTAGATAAGTATTCGATTTCACAAATGGTTGCATTACATGAAAAGCGATATCCGTTTTCTCACGATGAAAAAACGATCTTGATTAACTTAATCAATTTTGAAAATGCTGATAATGACTTTGATCCTGTGTGTTTAAAAGGTAAATATTGGGAATTTATTAAAGCAGATTTTGAGGAAGTAATAGGTAAGATTTAG
- a CDS encoding helix-turn-helix transcriptional regulator yields the protein MEKSMERFKGIHPGLILERELKRRAIKPSPFARSIDTQRQIFNAIIKGKRGIPVPLSLKVDQALGIEEGTFALLQTFYEIKNAKINIGSINKPDLTTLRKVLFWDTDVNKIDWEKQAKAVIHRIFERGNQEEKNEILRFYGKEQVQQALSEPTTAPMLLHKH from the coding sequence ATGGAAAAAAGTATGGAACGTTTTAAAGGAATTCATCCAGGGCTTATCTTAGAAAGAGAGCTTAAAAGGCGTGCGATTAAGCCAAGTCCATTTGCCCGCTCTATAGATACACAAAGACAAATATTCAATGCAATCATAAAAGGTAAACGCGGCATTCCAGTACCTTTATCATTGAAAGTTGACCAGGCACTAGGAATTGAAGAAGGGACTTTTGCGTTGTTACAAACTTTTTATGAAATAAAAAATGCAAAAATAAACATTGGAAGTATAAACAAGCCAGATTTGACTACTTTGCGAAAAGTTCTTTTTTGGGACACTGATGTCAATAAAATAGATTGGGAAAAACAGGCTAAAGCCGTAATTCATCGTATTTTCGAAAGGGGAAATCAAGAAGAGAAAAATGAGATACTAAGGTTTTATGGCAAGGAGCAAGTTCAGCAGGCTTTATCTGAGCCAACAACAGCTCCAATGTTGTTGCATAAACATTAG
- a CDS encoding helix-hairpin-helix domain-containing protein, whose product MDYPRAEIDRLVHEPEHMLNKNEVTNTILSVYNRMADFPNQRTIHASGVLISEEPLTCYSAMDNPPKGLPTVQFDMYVAEDIGFEKFDILSQRGIGHIKDCRTIVRENLGVVIDTDNPKRFFQDAHIAAQLKSANTIGCFYIESPAMRQLLTKLRCDDYLTLVAASSIIRPGVASSGMMSEYIRRHHDPATVVYPHPVFKEQLEETYGVMVYQEDVMKIANAYGGLDMADADVLRRMMSGKYRSKDHLTEIEDKFFSNCKAKGYPEKTSREIWRQMESFAGYSFNKAHSASFAVESYQSLFLKTYYPLEFMVAVLNNYGGFYNRKVYVNEARISGGNICLPCVNQSVFNTSIRGKDIYLGFDCLLNLEGKLAHRIIEEREANGTYTSLENFVKRTQTGIEQVVILIRVGALRFTGTGKKQLLWAAHLMMSKHKPVAAGIALFETESRKPILPPLEEDILEDYYDEMELIGFCVTGTLFDLTKSDYRGDMPARELHLHEGKIIRIVGDFVCEKFVKTKRGDLMKFGTFLDAEGRFFDTVHFPQTLVKYPLLGGGIYLIEGKVVVEYGCPSIEVIRCAKMPLKPDPRSE is encoded by the coding sequence ATGGACTACCCAAGGGCCGAGATCGACCGCTTGGTGCATGAGCCCGAGCATATGCTCAACAAGAATGAGGTGACCAATACCATTCTGAGCGTTTACAACCGCATGGCCGACTTTCCCAACCAGCGCACCATCCATGCCAGCGGCGTGCTCATCTCCGAGGAACCATTGACCTGTTATTCGGCGATGGACAATCCGCCAAAAGGGTTGCCCACCGTGCAATTTGATATGTATGTGGCCGAAGATATCGGCTTCGAGAAGTTTGATATCCTTTCGCAGCGCGGCATCGGCCACATCAAAGATTGCCGTACCATTGTGCGGGAAAACTTGGGGGTCGTCATCGATACCGACAATCCCAAGCGTTTCTTTCAGGATGCCCATATTGCAGCGCAATTAAAATCGGCCAATACCATCGGCTGTTTCTATATCGAGAGTCCGGCCATGCGGCAGCTGCTCACCAAGCTGCGTTGCGATGATTACCTGACGTTGGTGGCTGCCTCATCCATTATTCGGCCAGGTGTGGCCAGTTCGGGCATGATGAGCGAGTACATCCGTCGGCATCACGACCCCGCGACGGTCGTCTATCCACACCCTGTATTTAAAGAGCAGCTCGAAGAGACCTATGGCGTAATGGTCTATCAGGAAGATGTAATGAAAATTGCCAATGCCTATGGTGGACTCGATATGGCCGATGCCGATGTGCTGCGGCGTATGATGTCGGGCAAATATCGCAGCAAAGACCACCTGACCGAAATTGAGGATAAGTTCTTTTCAAACTGTAAGGCCAAGGGGTACCCCGAAAAAACCAGTCGCGAGATCTGGCGGCAGATGGAAAGCTTTGCGGGCTATTCCTTCAACAAGGCGCATTCAGCATCCTTTGCAGTAGAGAGTTATCAGAGTCTTTTCCTCAAGACCTACTATCCTTTGGAGTTTATGGTTGCGGTTCTCAACAATTATGGTGGCTTTTACAACCGTAAGGTCTATGTCAATGAGGCCCGAATTTCAGGTGGCAATATCTGCCTGCCCTGTGTCAATCAGTCGGTATTTAATACCTCCATTCGGGGTAAAGATATTTACCTCGGTTTTGACTGCCTGCTCAATTTGGAAGGTAAACTGGCCCATCGCATTATTGAGGAGCGCGAAGCCAATGGCACGTATACGAGTCTGGAGAACTTTGTTAAACGGACACAGACCGGTATTGAGCAGGTCGTTATCCTGATCCGCGTTGGAGCCTTGCGCTTTACGGGGACGGGCAAAAAGCAATTGCTGTGGGCGGCACATCTGATGATGAGCAAGCATAAGCCTGTGGCAGCGGGTATAGCACTGTTTGAGACCGAGAGTCGCAAGCCTATACTGCCACCTTTGGAAGAAGATATCCTGGAGGATTATTACGACGAGATGGAGCTGATCGGCTTTTGCGTCACCGGGACGCTTTTCGACCTTACAAAAAGCGATTACCGTGGCGATATGCCGGCCCGGGAACTCCATCTGCATGAAGGTAAAATAATTCGGATAGTGGGGGACTTTGTCTGTGAAAAATTTGTCAAGACCAAGCGCGGCGACCTAATGAAATTCGGCACTTTCCTCGATGCCGAGGGACGCTTTTTTGATACGGTACACTTTCCACAAACACTGGTAAAATATCCGCTCCTTGGTGGAGGAATCTATTTGATCGAAGGTAAAGTTGTTGTCGAATATGGCTGTCCATCTATCGAGGTGATACGCTGTGCCAAGATGCCGCTAAAGCCCGATCCGCGGAGTGAATAA
- a CDS encoding PHP domain-containing protein, whose protein sequence is MLLNLHSYYSLRFGTLSLQDLISGMLAGGYDTAVLTDINNSSGSLDFIKLGRAAGLNLLAGMEFRHDDQLRFVAIAKNEKGFREINDYRTKLNMENRAAPERAPEFEQVFVIYPLSKLNAFPLKDYEYIGIRPIERTRVQLMDRKVLDRCVILAPVSFRKADYTLHRQLRAIDNNLLISQLSPNQTAAEDEVFIPRVKLMRLFSDLPQLLANTNRILGQCSFSFDFTSVKNKETFTGNRYNDKQLLHKYCIDGFSRRYGRQDRVATERIQRELEIIENLRFSSYFLITDEICRYARGRNFHYVGRGSGANSAVAYCLGITDVDPIALNLPFERFLNPKRKSPPDFDIDFSWNERDEIYDFIFNRYQTGHTALMGAMSTFRSRSILRELGKVYGLPKGRDRPLGA, encoded by the coding sequence ATGCTCTTAAATCTACATAGTTACTATAGCCTGCGCTTTGGCACGCTCAGCCTGCAGGATCTTATCTCGGGTATGCTTGCTGGCGGTTATGATACCGCCGTACTTACCGATATCAATAACAGTTCCGGTTCGCTTGACTTTATTAAGCTGGGGCGGGCCGCAGGATTGAACCTGCTCGCCGGCATGGAGTTTCGCCACGACGATCAACTTCGTTTCGTCGCCATCGCCAAGAACGAAAAGGGCTTTCGGGAGATCAATGACTATCGGACCAAGCTTAATATGGAAAACCGTGCTGCACCCGAGCGTGCACCCGAATTCGAACAGGTCTTTGTCATCTATCCCCTTAGCAAACTCAATGCTTTTCCGCTAAAGGACTACGAATACATTGGCATCAGACCCATTGAGCGTACACGTGTCCAGTTGATGGACCGAAAGGTGCTTGACCGCTGTGTTATCCTGGCACCAGTGAGTTTTCGTAAGGCCGACTATACCTTACATCGGCAATTAAGGGCCATTGACAACAACCTGCTGATTTCGCAACTGAGCCCGAATCAGACTGCAGCCGAGGACGAGGTATTTATCCCCCGGGTTAAGCTGATGCGGTTATTTTCGGATCTGCCGCAGCTGCTCGCCAATACAAACCGCATACTGGGCCAGTGTTCTTTCAGTTTTGATTTTACCAGCGTCAAGAATAAAGAAACCTTTACGGGCAATCGCTACAACGATAAGCAACTCCTGCACAAGTACTGCATAGATGGCTTCTCCAGGCGCTATGGTCGTCAGGACCGGGTGGCCACCGAACGCATCCAGCGCGAGCTTGAGATTATCGAAAACTTGCGTTTCTCCAGTTATTTCCTCATCACCGACGAGATCTGCCGCTATGCACGAGGGCGCAATTTTCACTATGTAGGCCGTGGATCGGGAGCCAATTCTGCAGTGGCTTATTGCCTGGGGATAACCGATGTTGATCCCATTGCGCTCAACCTACCTTTTGAGCGTTTTCTTAACCCCAAGCGCAAGAGTCCGCCAGACTTTGATATCGATTTCAGCTGGAACGAACGTGATGAGATTTATGATTTTATTTTTAATCGTTATCAGACAGGTCATACCGCACTTATGGGCGCTATGAGTACGTTTCGTTCTCGGAGTATCTTGCGCGAGCTGGGTAAAGTGTATGGACTACCCAAGGGCCGAGATCGACCGCTTGGTGCATGA